The following nucleotide sequence is from Desulfosporosinus sp. Sb-LF.
TTCTAACACAGCCTTATGTGAGTCCGAAGAACCAATACTGGTTACAATTCCTTCCCCGACTCGGGCGATAACGGTTTCTTCTCCTGCGCCCCCGACGAGACGGTCAATGTTAGCGCGCACGGTAACACGCGCTTTAACCCGTAGTTCGATACCATTTTGGGCGACTGCAGATACGATAGGTGTTTCAATGACTTTAGGGTTAACGGACATTTGCACGGCCTGCAATACGTCACGTCCTGCAAGATCGATGGCAGCTGCTCTCTCAAATTGGAGGGGAATAGCGGCACGTTCAGCGGCAATTAAAGCGTTAACAACTCGGTCGACATTCCCGCCGGCAAGGTAATGGGCTTCCAATTGGGCAGTGGTAATATCTAGACCCGCTTTATGAGCTTTGATGAGCTGGTTTACAATTTTAGAGGGAGTGACGCGACGTAGCCTCATTCCAATGAGAGAAAAGATCCCAACATTGACTCCTGCAGCTAAAGCAGAAATCCAAAGACCAACGGGAATGAACGTTAGTAGGATTCCCACGACCATAATCGCAAGGATTAAAAGGATAAGAGACAATAGTGAAGCAGCGCTTAACATTCTTTAAAACCTCCCTTGATATCTAATGCTTTATCTTCAATTTGGCGGACAATAACACGCGTACCTTCTACAGCAATGACCATTATATTTGACCCGTTGGCTATAAACCCTCCTTCGGTGACCACATCAAGTCGTTCGCCACTAAAATCAGCCGTTCCCGCTGGGCGTAATTGACTGAGGGCGATCCCTTGCATGCCTAGGAAGTTTTCGTAACTTGGTTTCGGTGCTACGTAGCCATCTTTCTTGTTTTGACGAGTTTTCAAGGCGAACCTTTCCCAAAAACGACGAGTTTGGGGAAAACGAAAACTAAGAGCGATCAAAAGCGCTAGTGTAAATAGTAACAAACTCACGTAAAGTACGCCTTGGAGTAAAGAATCAACCGTCAGCATAATCCCTGCAATTAGGGCAATTATGCCAAACAATCCGAGAATTCCTCCAGGAACAAAAATCTCTAGAAATAAGAGCACAATTCCTAGCACAAATAGAGCTACAACAAATCCAGTCCCCACGTTTCCCCCTCCTTGCTAAGAACCTTTACTTGAATTAAGTTCATGTTCAGGTTCTTTTGGCAATATCTTTAACCAGTGTTCAGCAATTTGTTTATATAGATTTCCTCTTGCTAACAAATTAAGGATAACTAAGGTTACAGCAACCTTTTCTTTATCTTCCTCATTCATGTCCTCCTCAGTCAGAGAATCGTTAACTTCATTCGCTAACTGTTCTACAGATTTTTGCCAGTCGAGCTGTGTTCGATCGAAGATTTCACAGTAGTATTTATAGAGCTTCGACGGATTGATACGGTCATCGGAGTTGTCAGCTAGCGTTTGGTTGACAAACCCAAGCAAACGGGAGGCTTCTTCCAAGGACAAGATATTGCGTAAGTCGTTGATGAGTAAGATATTGGCAACTTGTTCACGGTTGTACTTCTTTTTTTGCGGACTAGGGAGATACTTACGTCGAACCCAGTTTTG
It contains:
- the floA gene encoding flotillin-like protein FloA (flotillin-like protein involved in membrane lipid rafts), producing the protein MLSAASLLSLILLILAIMVVGILLTFIPVGLWISALAAGVNVGIFSLIGMRLRRVTPSKIVNQLIKAHKAGLDITTAQLEAHYLAGGNVDRVVNALIAAERAAIPLQFERAAAIDLAGRDVLQAVQMSVNPKVIETPIVSAVAQNGIELRVKARVTVRANIDRLVGGAGEETVIARVGEGIVTSIGSSDSHKAVLENPDLVSRTVLAKGLDSGTAFEILSIDIADVDVGKNIGAQLQTDQAEADKRIAQAKAEERRAMAVAREQEMKASVQEMRAKVVEAEAEVPRALAAALREGKMGVMDYYNMQNIMADTTMRENIARTGKADSGDLTTPKK
- a CDS encoding NfeD family protein; amino-acid sequence: MGTGFVVALFVLGIVLLFLEIFVPGGILGLFGIIALIAGIMLTVDSLLQGVLYVSLLLFTLALLIALSFRFPQTRRFWERFALKTRQNKKDGYVAPKPSYENFLGMQGIALSQLRPAGTADFSGERLDVVTEGGFIANGSNIMVIAVEGTRVIVRQIEDKALDIKGGFKEC
- a CDS encoding DUF1836 domain-containing protein; this encodes MKTSYLTDIMDIVNTLEPKAKALPYLELDSMMLSQVVEVAQRVSQNDINNTHIQNWVRRKYLPSPQKKKYNREQVANILLINDLRNILSLEEASRLLGFVNQTLADNSDDRINPSKLYKYYCEIFDRTQLDWQKSVEQLANEVNDSLTEEDMNEEDKEKVAVTLVILNLLARGNLYKQIAEHWLKILPKEPEHELNSSKGS